In the genome of Candidatus Saccharibacteria bacterium, one region contains:
- a CDS encoding PQQ-dependent sugar dehydrogenase, with protein sequence MGKLKNVLLVLGLVILLAGIGWYFSREWLMQQFFSPSDSATTEGVSEVSDRQQSEIEVIATSLDVPWEVLQLPSGDLLVTERSGNLVRIGQGEQRYKIDGVAHRGEGGLLGMALHPEFEGNQQIYLYMTTETAGGLTNRVERYKYNENGLSERTSILEGIPGASYHDGGRIAFGPDGYLYITTGDAGDTALAQSTSSLAGKILRVDENGEIPDDNPFGNAVHSYGHRNPQGIAWDDQGRMWSSEHGRSGRLSGMDELNLIERGVNYGWPVIEGDETREGMQAPVIHSGSDVTWAPASLTYWDGSLFFGGLRGVTLYEARLGEGESVDLQAHLRDEYGRIRAVTVIYNDQLYITTSNTDGRGVERSGDDKLIRISGGVFRD encoded by the coding sequence ATGGGCAAACTAAAAAACGTTTTACTAGTGCTGGGGTTAGTGATATTACTAGCAGGTATTGGCTGGTATTTTTCTAGGGAGTGGCTAATGCAGCAATTTTTTAGTCCGTCAGATTCGGCGACAACAGAAGGCGTGAGTGAAGTTTCAGACAGACAGCAATCAGAGATTGAAGTGATAGCGACGAGCCTAGATGTTCCCTGGGAAGTTTTGCAATTACCTAGCGGCGACTTACTGGTGACTGAGCGTAGCGGGAACCTGGTGAGGATAGGTCAAGGCGAGCAGAGGTATAAAATTGATGGCGTAGCTCACCGTGGTGAGGGCGGTCTTTTAGGTATGGCGCTGCACCCAGAGTTTGAGGGCAACCAGCAAATTTATTTGTACATGACAACCGAGACAGCAGGTGGTTTGACCAACCGAGTTGAACGGTATAAATATAACGAGAACGGATTGAGTGAACGTACTAGTATCCTAGAAGGTATCCCTGGCGCCTCTTATCACGATGGCGGACGGATTGCTTTTGGGCCGGATGGATACCTGTATATAACCACTGGCGATGCTGGCGATACGGCACTTGCGCAAAGTACAAGCTCGCTGGCAGGCAAAATACTACGGGTCGATGAAAACGGCGAGATACCTGATGACAACCCGTTCGGTAATGCCGTGCATAGCTATGGTCACCGTAACCCTCAGGGCATTGCCTGGGATGATCAGGGAAGGATGTGGTCAAGCGAACACGGCCGGTCGGGAAGATTGTCCGGGATGGACGAGCTAAATCTGATTGAGCGTGGAGTTAACTATGGTTGGCCGGTGATTGAGGGCGATGAAACGCGTGAAGGTATGCAAGCTCCTGTGATTCATTCCGGATCGGACGTGACATGGGCTCCGGCCAGCTTGACATATTGGGATGGCTCACTCTTTTTTGGTGGACTACGCGGGGTGACGCTTTATGAAGCGAGGCTTGGCGAGGGTGAATCTGTTGATTTGCAGGCTCATCTGCGGGACGAATACGGCAGGATACGAGCGGTGACTGTCATCTATAACGACCAGCTCTACATCACCACATCCAACAC